The following nucleotide sequence is from Leptolyngbya sp. CCY15150.
AACATATTGATTCAGGGGAGCTGTACTGAGGCTCCCTATTTTTTGTCCCCTCTATTATCTCAAAGTCCAGTACCGCATGATTTTGAGCTACTTTGTCACCCGTTCAGACCTCTCACTCTTCGTGAAACATATTTCGGGTCTTATAATTGCTGAACTTCAATCAAACCTGTTTGCTGAAACATCTACTCTGCAAGTGCTTCAGTGAACAAGATTATCTCAATAAGACTAAAATAGAAAAACTGTTTTTATCGTTCCCGTCCAGATTGTGCTTTCGTCACGATTGCCGGGATTGGTGATGACTTGCACCACAGGTATAATACTGATTTGGTCAGTCAACGGTAGTTGGTAGAAGGCTTCAAAACTGGTTTGGGTACGGTTGAAGAAGTTGATCACATCTTCTTGAAAGATTAGCGGTTGAGCAACCCCAATGCCTGTTAGTGCTCCCGGTGCAAATAAATCTGCGATCGTCACACCAGCCGACCAACTACTGGGTCGAATATCCCCCGGAAAGTTATACGCATAGCCAAACCGCCCAAACAGCCCTACTGTTTCCCCAAGCCCTAACTGTAGGTTTGCCCCCAGCACGTTGTATTCGTTGTCACCCTGAGCGCCGCCGCTATACTGCAAACTAATACCAAACTGGGAAGAAGGCTCATAACTAACTTCAACAATTCCCAAATACGGATCGCCAAATAAGCCACCCTGATTGCCGACATTAGAGGGACGAGTGGCGATCGCCGCTGCATCAGCCCGATACACTGCTCTTAACGTTAACGCCCCCGCATCAGGGTTCCAACTAACCGCAGCCCCTGCTCCACCAGGGTCGTTTCCTAATAGAAGCTGGTTATTGATGAATCCGTAGGTTGAGAAATCTCGCAAGCTGCTGTTCGCGTAGCGGTTAAAGTCTACGTAGCTAGAGGCGTAGTCTTGAGCAAATAGCGAAACGCTGATATTCGATGAGGGGGAAAACGTATAGCTGAGTTGCGATAACCCTAATAAATTTTCAGAAGCATAATATTCCAGCGCACTGTTGATTTGAAGGAAGCCATTTATACCTTGAGCGGTTTCTACCGCCGTAGTTACCCGATTGAAGACGGCTTGTGCTTCTGAAGTAGAGGCTTCTGCGTCGCGTGCTAGCCTTTGCAGATTGCCAGCCAGGGTATCCCGAATGTCTTCAATACTGTCTTGATTGCTCAACCGTAGGTTAGGAAAGTTGTCTAAGCTCAAGCCTCTTTGTCTCAAGGCGCGATCGGTGATTTCGTTCCCGGCTTCGATCAGGTTGTTTCTAAATGCCCCAGAATCGCCCAGCAGAAAGCCTACCGCATCATTAAAACTATCATTACCCATTACAATGTGGGTGATCAGTACATCGTTACCGTTAAAGCTAGTACTGAGATATAGCCCAACGCTGCTAGTAAAGGCGATGTTGGGGTCATCAACGCCCGCTTGAGTTCCAGCATTTACAGTAAAGATGGTGTACCCGTTGAGTCGAGTCGTCGTTGAAAACTGGTGACTTTCTAATTCCGCCGTTCTTGCTTCTAGCGCATCGACCCGCCCTCGCACCGTTGCCAACTCTCCTGCAAACTCTGCTTGAAGCCGCTGAATTATCTCAAGATCTTCCCGTTGCAGCATAAGCCCAGAAGAATCATTGAGTTGTTCATTGATGCGATCGAGAACGGCAGTTAAGCCCGCCGCAAATTCATACCGCGTGAGTGCCCGATTACCTCGAAACGTACCATCAGGATACCCTGCGATCGCGCCATAGCGCTCTACTAAAGAGCGTAAGGCGGTGTATGCCCAATCGGTTGGCTGTACGTCAGATAGTTGCGATACAGCCGTGGTCTGATTCAGTTCATCATTTAGCCCATTGGCTATTGCAGGCAACGTATTGTCTGTCAGGGAGTGGCTGGAAAGGGCATCAAGGGGAGTAGCGATCGCGGGAGTGCCCGAGACTCCCAGAGTAACCCCCAGGAGTCCCAGAATTGTCACGCCCTCAGCAAGACTACTTAAGCTGAAGACAGATCGTCTGCTGGACGAGGCACCCGGGTTGGTAGCCAAAACAGTCTTGTATCTCGATTCACCTTTTAGAAAAAAGTATTTCATCCTCTTTAACCTCAACATTGCTTTTCAACTCCAAAATTTGGTTAACTGACAAATCTTTTTGCGTAGGCTGGGTTGAGCAACGTGAAACCCATATCCAGTATGGATTCTGTTGGGTTACGCTGACGCTAAGCCAACCTAGGAGAGCATCAGGCTTGCAGGAGTTTTGTCAGCCAATCAGCTCCAAAATTCATCCAGATTTATGCTTGCTACCTCTTGCCGCACTTCTTGGAAGTAGGTGCTTTCGGTCAATGTCGCCACTTCTTTTTCCCGTTTCTTCTGGTCAATTTCAATCTTTAATTCTTCTAATTGTCGTCTCAATTCATCTTCACGGCGTTTGCGATCGGTAATATCCTGAATGATGCCTTCGTAGTAGAGCAGTTTGCCATTATTACCTCGAACCGCACGAGTACTCTCGCTTATCCAAATAATGTCACCATCTTTTTGGTAAGTGCGATATTCAAACCCTGTGACCTGGTCACCTTGCTCTAACCGCTGCTTAAATTCATCCCGACTCTCTGGATCAACATAGATTTGCTGCTCAATATCCGTGATGACGGCAACCATCTCTTCAGCCGAGTCATAGTTGTAAATGCTAGCCATCGCCGGGTTGACGTTGATAAAACGACCCTCTGGCGTGGATTGAAAAATTCCTTCTAGCGCTTGTTCGTAGATCCCCCGGTAGTTTTCTAACGCAATTCGCAGTGCTTCTTCGGCTTGTTGACGTTGATGAGCCTCGATCGCCAGTGCCACCAAGTCTGCCAGAGAACGGACAAATCCCTGTTCCTCGACAGTCCAGACGTGGGGAGTCCCAACCTGTTCCAGGCATAACACGCCAATCGTTTCCCCCCCTGACCGAATAGGAGCATCCAGCATCGCCATAATTCCCAAAGGTTCCAGGTAAACCTCTCGAAACTCCACTAATCTGGGGTCTTTATATGCATCATGGGTAGCAATGATCTGGTCTGTTTCTAATGCTTGAAAGTAGGTGGGATAATCTTCTGCACGGAGGTCAAGTCCTTGGGAGTGACGATTTACGCTGAGTTCATACAAGTCAGCGCAGTTAAGTTTGGTTTTTTCCTGACCATACAGCCAAACGCTGGTACGTTCGACGGTGAGTGATTGAGCTGCGACGGTTGTAATTTCCTGCACTGCCGTTAGCCAGTCTCCCTGACTGAGCGTTTTGCTATGGGTTAGTTTGATCAGGGCGTCATTTTGCTGGCTGAGCTGCTGTTTGCTATCCTTTAGTTCTTGCTCCCGTGCTTCTACGGTTTGCACCATATGGGTAAAGACGCGTGCCAGTTGCCCTACCTTGTCAGTTCGAGCAGCCACATCATTTAACTGTTCTGGCTTAAAGGTGTTACTCTCTACCGCAGCGGCAGCTTCTGTGACCTGCTCAACTTGCTGAATATAGACTGACATGACCTGATTCTGCCGTGAGATCTCTTGCTGGGATTCTTCCAGTGCTTCTAGCATGATATTAACGTCAGTTGCCAACATCAGCAGCTCGTCATGACCAGACACATGCGCTCGCAGGGAAAAGTCTCTCTTGGCTCCAATCCGTCGCACATTTGCACTGAGTTGATCGACGCGGGAAATCACCAGTCGTTGCAATAACAGCAGCGTTACCACGCCAAAAATTAATCCGGTCAGAATGATTGCGCCAATCAGCGAAAGAACACTACGCTTCCCCTGGTTATAAATATCTCTGGGAAGTTCCACCCGCAGCAGCACGGCTGGCTGATCGTCAATGTCATTAATCAGGGTGTATCCATCAATCGCCCCATCCACTCGGTTTTGAAAAAAGAAAGGATTTTGCGCGGACAAAGCCGCACGCGCCTGTTGAAAATCAGTTGGCAGATTAGAGTCATTTACGGCCCGCAGGTCAATGGGTAGATGAGTAATTCCAGAAAGCCGTGCCACTGCAACGTCATCTAGCAAGCGTCCCGCAATCAGCGTCCCTTGAATAGGACCCTGCCTTGCGCTAGTCACGATCGGACGTGAGGAAATCAGCATTGCACCATCAGGCACCATGAGGATGCCCGACAGACTGCTGTTGACCTCTGGATGCTGCATTAAGCGATCGCCCAAAACAAGACGCCTCTGTACAGCTTCCGGCACAGGCGTAAACTGATTTCTTTCCAAGTCGAAGCCAGTTCCGTAAACCACTTCACCGGCAGAATTTACGATTAGACCCAGATTTAATCGTATGTCGGCAAAGCCTTCGGGAGGTAAATTGGATTCGATATAGGCTTGATTTCTATCTTGAACGAACTGGTAGGTGTCATCCCACGCTGCCCAGTCCGCAAAACGTTGATCAAAGTCTTCTTTTTCTTGGCCCAATACATTCAAAACGCTCTGAATAGTTTGGCGATTGCTCTGTTCCTCTGCCTGCTCGATCGCTCTTAGCAGAATCGTGGATGCCGCTACATAAAACACTCCAACCATCCCCACTAGCGTGGCACCGATAACAAGTAAGGTTTTCTGTCGTAGTTTCACGGCGTGCTATCTCCAATGTCTAAAATTAGGTGAGTCAGGTAGTGTTTGATGGCGACGTCAGCCCCAGAACTTATCTAAGTCAATTGCCGATACTTCCTGCTGGACTTCCTGGAAGTAGCTACTGGCAGTTAGGGTGGCGACTTCTTCAACTCGTTTTTGGTGATCGATTTCGATTTGCAATTCTTTGAGCTGTTGTCGGAGCCGATCCTCACGGTTTATGCGTTCAGTAATATCCTGAACGATGCCTTCGTAGTAGAGAACTTGGCCATTGCCATCCCTAACCACGCGGGCATCGATTTGGGTCCAGATAATGCTGCCGTCTTTGCAGTAGCAGCGGTACTCAAAGTCTTTAACGGTGCCGTGCTTTTCAATGGCAGCGATAAAGTCAGTTCGTCGCTCAGCATCCACATAGAGCTGTTCTGAAATATTCGTGATGCTCTCCATCATTTCCTGGGGCGAGTTATAGCCGTAGATCTTCGCTAAAGCCGGGTTTACTTTGATAAAGTGGCCCATTGGGGAGGATTGAAAAATTCCTTCCACAGCATTTTCAAAGATACTGCGGTAGCTGTCTTCAGCAATTCGTAGAGCGATTTCTGCATGTTTCTGCTCGGTGATATCAATTCCCACCGAAACGACCGCTGTACCCTGCTGATATTTTTGCACGGCAACCAAATAGTAACGAGGCATACCCTTAACTTCGACTTCGATGGTTCGAGAGTCCGATTCGCGGGGGCTGGTGATGAATTCTTGCAAAAAGTGGGCTAATTGAGCATTGCCATTGAGCGAGTTGACACTGCGTCCAATGAAGGCTCCCTGGGACATGCTCCAGCTATTGGCTAGGTAGCGATTGACGCCAATGTAAACTCCGCCCGAGTCAATCCACGAGATGGGACCTGGGACAGCATCCAGCACCGCTTCTAGCTGATCTTTGGCAGCGTGTAGGGCGTGTTCTGCGATGTTACGGGCCTCCAGATAACGCTGCAAGACCTGCAAGACGACCCACCAGATGGGTAACAGCATAAGCAGGCTGAGGGCCGCGATCGCACTGGCTAGAATCAACTGTTGGGCAAAGTTACTCAGGTTCTTGAGGATGCGGGCCTGAGTAGCGTTCAGGCTAAGCTGAATGCCCTGGGCATAAATCGCTTTTTGCTGTTCATACTCATGGCTGAAGAGCAAATCTACCGCTGCCGCCTGCTGCCCACTACGCACCAAGTCAAAAGACTGCCGCTCCCAAGCGACCAGTTTCTGGTTGGCAAGGTTGGTTTGTTCAGCCCCTTCTCCCTCATAGGCTTCTGGGGCAATGGCGATCGCTTCTTCAATAGCGACATCAAGCTGCGGCTCAAATTCGTTGTAACGCAATTCCCAGCGAGTATCGCCCGTGGCGGCGTTCATCCGGGCTGACATGGTGAGCACTTCATCCAGATGAATGATCGAGCCTACTAGATACTGCAAGCGAAAATCGTTGATGATAACGCGATTGAAGGTCTGGTAAGCATTCCAGGCACTCCACCCCAGCGGTAGAAACAGCGACAGGGTCAGGGTGATCGCCACGACCACAGTCGCCACAGGGCGGTTTATCGAAATTTGAAATAGGTGAGCCAGGTAGCGTTTCATGGTGATGTCAGCCCCAAAACTCCTCTAAGTCAATCGCTATCTGATAGCGATGCAAAACGTCGAGTTGAGCTTGTTCATTGGTCGGAAGCGCCACAGTTTTCATTGAGAACTCCCAAAACAATGTGATTCAGCGTGAGCGTTACCAGTCATTGATGTCGTTACTCCCCGCGATCCACTCGGCTAGGAGCTTGTCTGGGGTCGCGGCATTAAAGAGATGTAGACCAAAGTCTTGGGAAAGGTCTTCACAGACCTTAAGCCCCCGCAGGCTGTTACCCTTGGCATCTAACAGGGGGGAGAAGGTGCCGATGCCAAGCTGATTGGGAACCAGGGCCGTAATGCCGCCACCAACACCGCTTTTGGCAGGCATACCCACCCGGTAAGTCCACTCGCCGGAGCCATCATACATGCCGCAGGTCAGCATGACACTCACCACATCCTGCACATAGTTCTCGTGAATTGCCCGTTCTTTCGTCACGGGATTGATACCCCCATTCGCCAGGGTCGCTGCCAGCATGGCCAGATCTCGTGCATTCACCAAAATTGAACATTGCTGAAAGTACAGATCCAGGGTTTCGTCAATATTGTCGCTGACCATACCGAAGTTACGCATCAGGTAGGCCATTGCTCGGTTGCGGAAGCCAGTAGCCTTTTCAGATAAAAACACTGGCACGTTAATGTCGTGATCTCGCCCGGTGTAGCGCTTGAACATTTCCAGCAACCGCTTCAAGCGTTCGGTGCCGTTGCTGCCCTTGATTAAGTCGGTCGTGGCGATCGCTCCCGCATTGACCATCGGATTGAAGGGACGGTTGGTGGCTTCGTCCAATACAATCGCGTTAAACGCCTCACCCGTGGGTTCCACACTAACCTTGCTATTGACATACTCACGCCCATGTTCCTCCAATGCCAGCCCAAAAACAAAGGCTTTTGAAATAGATTGAATAGTGAATAGCTTGTCACAGTCGCCCACCTCAAACACCTGCCCCTCTTTCGTCACCACGCAAATGCCAAACCACTCTGGTTTTGCCTCTGCCAGTTCGGGGATGTAATCGGCAACAGCACCATCATTGAGCGGTTGGTATTTCTCGTACAAGGCATTCAAATAATTCCGAAAAGGAGATGTAATAGCATTGATGGAACTGGCTAGGGATTGCAAGTCTCCGATATTAGACATGTCGCCTATCCCTCCACAAGTTGCTGTGCTACGTTACGGAACTCTTGACTGACTGGGTGGTCTGGATACTTAGCGCAAAACACTCCCTCACTGGCAAGTTGCACTACCTCTTCTGACAATGGAAATACGCCAGCCACCGTTTCACTGTACGTTTCTTCTACTTTTTGCTTCAGGGCATCCAGATTAAGCTTGCTATGGGCTTTGTTGATAGCCAGCAGCATCTTCCGGACGTTTAGTTGTCTCGCTACGTCCATCGTGACCGCCGTTCCCTGATAATCTTGTTTGTCGGGTCGCAAAATCAGAATCAGGATATGGGAAATGGCGAT
It contains:
- the glsA gene encoding glutaminase A, which encodes MSNIGDLQSLASSINAITSPFRNYLNALYEKYQPLNDGAVADYIPELAEAKPEWFGICVVTKEGQVFEVGDCDKLFTIQSISKAFVFGLALEEHGREYVNSKVSVEPTGEAFNAIVLDEATNRPFNPMVNAGAIATTDLIKGSNGTERLKRLLEMFKRYTGRDHDINVPVFLSEKATGFRNRAMAYLMRNFGMVSDNIDETLDLYFQQCSILVNARDLAMLAATLANGGINPVTKERAIHENYVQDVVSVMLTCGMYDGSGEWTYRVGMPAKSGVGGGITALVPNQLGIGTFSPLLDAKGNSLRGLKVCEDLSQDFGLHLFNAATPDKLLAEWIAGSNDINDW
- a CDS encoding PAS domain-containing protein, which gives rise to MATVVVAITLTLSLFLPLGWSAWNAYQTFNRVIINDFRLQYLVGSIIHLDEVLTMSARMNAATGDTRWELRYNEFEPQLDVAIEEAIAIAPEAYEGEGAEQTNLANQKLVAWERQSFDLVRSGQQAAAVDLLFSHEYEQQKAIYAQGIQLSLNATQARILKNLSNFAQQLILASAIAALSLLMLLPIWWVVLQVLQRYLEARNIAEHALHAAKDQLEAVLDAVPGPISWIDSGGVYIGVNRYLANSWSMSQGAFIGRSVNSLNGNAQLAHFLQEFITSPRESDSRTIEVEVKGMPRYYLVAVQKYQQGTAVVSVGIDITEQKHAEIALRIAEDSYRSIFENAVEGIFQSSPMGHFIKVNPALAKIYGYNSPQEMMESITNISEQLYVDAERRTDFIAAIEKHGTVKDFEYRCYCKDGSIIWTQIDARVVRDGNGQVLYYEGIVQDITERINREDRLRQQLKELQIEIDHQKRVEEVATLTASSYFQEVQQEVSAIDLDKFWG
- a CDS encoding iron uptake porin — protein: MTILGLLGVTLGVSGTPAIATPLDALSSHSLTDNTLPAIANGLNDELNQTTAVSQLSDVQPTDWAYTALRSLVERYGAIAGYPDGTFRGNRALTRYEFAAGLTAVLDRINEQLNDSSGLMLQREDLEIIQRLQAEFAGELATVRGRVDALEARTAELESHQFSTTTRLNGYTIFTVNAGTQAGVDDPNIAFTSSVGLYLSTSFNGNDVLITHIVMGNDSFNDAVGFLLGDSGAFRNNLIEAGNEITDRALRQRGLSLDNFPNLRLSNQDSIEDIRDTLAGNLQRLARDAEASTSEAQAVFNRVTTAVETAQGINGFLQINSALEYYASENLLGLSQLSYTFSPSSNISVSLFAQDYASSYVDFNRYANSSLRDFSTYGFINNQLLLGNDPGGAGAAVSWNPDAGALTLRAVYRADAAAIATRPSNVGNQGGLFGDPYLGIVEVSYEPSSQFGISLQYSGGAQGDNEYNVLGANLQLGLGETVGLFGRFGYAYNFPGDIRPSSWSAGVTIADLFAPGALTGIGVAQPLIFQEDVINFFNRTQTSFEAFYQLPLTDQISIIPVVQVITNPGNRDESTIWTGTIKTVFLF
- a CDS encoding CHASE4 domain-containing protein; its protein translation is MKLRQKTLLVIGATLVGMVGVFYVAASTILLRAIEQAEEQSNRQTIQSVLNVLGQEKEDFDQRFADWAAWDDTYQFVQDRNQAYIESNLPPEGFADIRLNLGLIVNSAGEVVYGTGFDLERNQFTPVPEAVQRRLVLGDRLMQHPEVNSSLSGILMVPDGAMLISSRPIVTSARQGPIQGTLIAGRLLDDVAVARLSGITHLPIDLRAVNDSNLPTDFQQARAALSAQNPFFFQNRVDGAIDGYTLINDIDDQPAVLLRVELPRDIYNQGKRSVLSLIGAIILTGLIFGVVTLLLLQRLVISRVDQLSANVRRIGAKRDFSLRAHVSGHDELLMLATDVNIMLEALEESQQEISRQNQVMSVYIQQVEQVTEAAAAVESNTFKPEQLNDVAARTDKVGQLARVFTHMVQTVEAREQELKDSKQQLSQQNDALIKLTHSKTLSQGDWLTAVQEITTVAAQSLTVERTSVWLYGQEKTKLNCADLYELSVNRHSQGLDLRAEDYPTYFQALETDQIIATHDAYKDPRLVEFREVYLEPLGIMAMLDAPIRSGGETIGVLCLEQVGTPHVWTVEEQGFVRSLADLVALAIEAHQRQQAEEALRIALENYRGIYEQALEGIFQSTPEGRFINVNPAMASIYNYDSAEEMVAVITDIEQQIYVDPESRDEFKQRLEQGDQVTGFEYRTYQKDGDIIWISESTRAVRGNNGKLLYYEGIIQDITDRKRREDELRRQLEELKIEIDQKKREKEVATLTESTYFQEVRQEVASINLDEFWS